The DNA segment TCCCCGGCGCGACGCCGGCAACGCGCTTCACACCACCGCGTGGTACCTGCGCCTTCGCAAATCGCCGCCCGAGCAAGGGCTCTACAATGGGCTGCAGCGTCTCGCCTACACGCTCGTGATCGCGCTCGCCGCGCTGGAAGTTCTTTCCGGCCTGGCGCTCTACAAGCCTGTCCAGCTTTCGGTGCTCGCCGCGCTGTTCGGTGGCTACGAAGGCGCGCGGGCGTTCCATCTGCTCGGGCTTGCGGCCCTGCTCGTGTTTACGGTCGGCCACGTTGCGCTGACGGTGCTTCATCCCCGGGCGCTCGCGTCGATCTTCACCGGAGGACGGCGCGCATGACCGTCTCGAGAAGGACGCTCCTCGGCCTCGCGTTGCTTCCGCTGGGGTGTGACTCAAGCAAACCACACGAGGGTTTTCTCGGGCTCACGGAGCGGCTCAACGACCGCATGCAGCGCGCGTTCTTTCGCCCGGGAAAGCTCGCCTCCGAAGAATCCGCCGGGGCTCTCACGCCGCAGGGAGCCTTTCCGCTGTACAAAGTCGCCGACGAATATCCCGCCGCCCCGGCCGACTGGAAGCTGCGTGTCCATGGCCTCGTGGCGAGGCGGCTCGATCTTTCGCTCACCGACCTCCGCCGCCTGACGCCAACGCAATTCCGCGTCCGGCACCATTGCGTCGAAGGCTGGTCCGCCGTCGCGTCATGGCAGGGCGTGCGTGTCTCGGAGATCGCCCGGCTTTGCGGCGCCGACCCGCGCGCCAGGTTCGTCGAATTCCGCAGCTTCGAGGAGGGCTATCCGAACGCGGGTGCGTCGCCCGTTCGCTACTACTCGAGCTGGGATCGCGAGAGTGTGGAGCATCCGCAGACCATCCTCGCCTACGGCCGCAACGGCGCCCCGCTGTCACTCGAGGAGGGCGCGCCGGTGCGTCTCTACTCGGCGGTCAAACTCGGTTACAAGATGGTCAAGTGGGTGGACGAGGTCGTCTTCCAACCCGTTCGCACGGGCGGTTACTGGGAGGACCTCGGCTACGAATGGTTCGCAGGGGTGTGACCCACAGAGCGTCTTGTACGACGAAGTGAAGTGGCTCAAGTCGCAATAGCCGCCAGCTCCCGCCGGACCTGCCGGACTCCTCGCAGGGCCAGCGCCGACATCACCACGCTGCCCAGAAAGAGCGCAATGGGTCCGAATGGGATGAACGGGAAGAACGGATTATCTCGAACGACGCGAGCTGCTCGTTTGGCACGCATGATGCGATGTTAGAGCCGGTATCGCTCCGTTGCAGCATGCATCCGGGAAAGCGCTCCACCGGACGCCGGAACCAGGTTGCCGGTCGATGATGACGTAGATGAGTCAGACGCCGAGCGCTTTCGCCGCCTTGGCGACGTCGCCCTCGGCCACGAAGACGATGGTGGCGAACTTCCCGCCGATTCCGAACGCGTCCGTCGCTTCGATGTTGATGCCCGCCTTGGCGATCTTCTCCAGCACACTGTGGTAGTTGCCGATTTTGTCCGCGTCCTCTACCCAGAACGCGGCCTCGGTCTTGGGCGCCTTGCCCAGCTTGTTGAGCGCCTGCTTCGCGCGGTCGAGGTCGGCGGTGAAGAAATGGGCCTGCGCTTCCCCGGGGCCCATCTGGTACGCCCAACTCGCGGTGACGTTGACCTTCGCTTCGCGGAATGCACTCAGGACCTGCGCGAGCGCTCCGGGCTTGGGGTCCAGCTTCACGGTCAGCACATCGATCTTCCTTGCGGTGGCCATCTCATCCTCCCTTGCAAGATGCGGGATGCCGCATCTAGTACACCAGCTGGGGCGCCGCCGCATTCGCGTTCCCGGCTAGCTCGCCGGAAGCGGAATCCGGGGTGTCAGAGGCACTGCTACGCGGCGGTGCTTCGAGTCGTGCCGGCGTATGGGGGAAGACGCGCGCGCGGAGGCCGAGAGCGCGACCGGCCTGCACGCGTGAAAGAACTCCGCCCGCCGGCCACGTGCCCTCGGGCGGCCTGCCCGCAAACCAGGCTCAGACCGCTTTCAGTAGCGCAGGCAGGTCGGTGATCTTGTCGACTTCCTTGTCGGGGGCGAACCCGAGCTCGTCCATCGGCTGCTTGCCGCGGTTGATCCAGAAGGTCGCCAGACCGAAGTTCGCGGCCCCCGCTACGTCCCATGCATTTGAAGAGACGAAGCCGGTCGCCTCCCGAGGACTCTGGAGTCTCTTCGGGCCGAGCTCGTAGACGCGGGGGCTGGGCTTGTAAATCTTGATCTCGTCCACGCTGATGATGCGCGCGAGGAAGCGATCGATCCCCGCGCTCTTCGCAGCCGCCTGCAGCATGCGCGGTTCCCCGTTGGAGAGAATGGCGAGCTTGTAGCCCGCCGACTTGAGCTGCTCGAGGCCCGGGGCCACGTCAGGGAACGCGGTCAGGGAGAGATAGGCATCCATCAGCTGCTTGCGCTTGGAAGCATCGAGGTCAAGCTTCAGGCTCTTCGCCGCGAAGACCAGACCATCCTCGGTCACTTTCCAGAAGTTCTCATAGCGTCCCATCAAGCTCCGGCTCCAGGTGTACTGCAGCTGCTTGAGGCGCCAGGTGTTGCTCAGCGCCGTGCCCTGGCCGGGGAAGAGTTGCTCGCCGAGCGACACGACGGAATGGACATCGAAGAGCGTGCCGTACGCGTCGAAGGCGAGGCTCTTGATCTTGTTGAGCTCTGCAGCGCCGCGCGGTGCGCGTTTGCGCTGCGCCTCCTCGGCGGCGGCGGTCTTCGAGGCGAGCGCACCGAAGCTCGCGCCTCCGATTGCGACCATCTTCAAGAAATCGC comes from the Deltaproteobacteria bacterium genome and includes:
- a CDS encoding haloacid dehalogenase type II; the encoded protein is MAVSPPVRDGAKTGPLQRGTNMRSQRRDFLKMVAIGGASFGALASKTAAAEEAQRKRAPRGAAELNKIKSLAFDAYGTLFDVHSVVSLGEQLFPGQGTALSNTWRLKQLQYTWSRSLMGRYENFWKVTEDGLVFAAKSLKLDLDASKRKQLMDAYLSLTAFPDVAPGLEQLKSAGYKLAILSNGEPRMLQAAAKSAGIDRFLARIISVDEIKIYKPSPRVYELGPKRLQSPREATGFVSSNAWDVAGAANFGLATFWINRGKQPMDELGFAPDKEVDKITDLPALLKAV
- a CDS encoding thiosulfate reductase — translated: MASPRAEQPLAVRITHWANVPLLAIMAASGLQILAAFPEMGPKGAPAGWYPLQGWTPPAWMRAGDWLAGARHVHFGVAWLFVANALVYVVWLAISGEWRRRTFHPRRDAGNALHTTAWYLRLRKSPPEQGLYNGLQRLAYTLVIALAALEVLSGLALYKPVQLSVLAALFGGYEGARAFHLLGLAALLVFTVGHVALTVLHPRALASIFTGGRRA
- a CDS encoding molybdopterin-binding protein; protein product: MTVSRRTLLGLALLPLGCDSSKPHEGFLGLTERLNDRMQRAFFRPGKLASEESAGALTPQGAFPLYKVADEYPAAPADWKLRVHGLVARRLDLSLTDLRRLTPTQFRVRHHCVEGWSAVASWQGVRVSEIARLCGADPRARFVEFRSFEEGYPNAGASPVRYYSSWDRESVEHPQTILAYGRNGAPLSLEEGAPVRLYSAVKLGYKMVKWVDEVVFQPVRTGGYWEDLGYEWFAGV